One Brachyspira pilosicoli P43/6/78 genomic window carries:
- the ilvC gene encoding ketol-acid reductoisomerase gives MIKKYYDADCNLGLLDGKTIAIMGYGSQGHAHAQNLKDSGMNVIVGLRKDSANCKKAEEAGFKVMEVSEAAKAADIVMMLVPDEVAADIYNSQVAPYMKEGNVLMFAHGFNIHFQFVVPAKDIDVIMVAPKGPGHTVRSQYLEGRGVPSLIAVYQDKSGRAKDYALAYASGIGAGRAGILETTFREETETDLFGEQAVLCGGVTELMKAGFDTLVEAGYEPEMAYFECIHEMKLIVDLIYSGGFAMMRYSISNTAEYGDYRTGRRMITDETRKEMKKVLREIQDGTFASEFIQEFSAGRKAKFNATKRLESEHKLEKVGAELRKMMSWIKK, from the coding sequence ATGATAAAAAAATATTATGATGCTGATTGTAATCTAGGATTATTAGACGGAAAAACTATAGCTATAATGGGATACGGCAGTCAAGGACATGCTCATGCTCAAAACCTAAAAGACAGCGGAATGAATGTTATAGTAGGACTTAGAAAAGACAGTGCTAATTGCAAAAAAGCTGAAGAAGCAGGATTTAAAGTAATGGAAGTATCAGAAGCTGCTAAGGCTGCTGATATAGTAATGATGCTTGTACCAGATGAGGTTGCTGCTGATATTTATAATAGTCAGGTAGCTCCATATATGAAAGAGGGCAATGTATTAATGTTTGCTCATGGATTTAATATTCATTTTCAATTTGTAGTACCTGCTAAAGATATAGATGTTATAATGGTAGCTCCAAAAGGACCTGGACACACTGTAAGAAGTCAGTATTTAGAAGGAAGAGGTGTTCCTAGTTTGATAGCTGTTTATCAAGATAAAAGCGGAAGAGCTAAAGATTATGCATTAGCTTATGCTTCTGGAATAGGTGCAGGACGTGCTGGTATACTTGAGACTACTTTCAGAGAAGAAACTGAAACTGATTTATTCGGTGAGCAGGCAGTATTGTGCGGCGGTGTTACAGAGTTAATGAAAGCTGGTTTTGACACTTTAGTAGAAGCAGGTTATGAACCAGAAATGGCTTATTTTGAATGTATACATGAAATGAAGTTAATCGTTGATTTAATATATTCCGGCGGTTTTGCTATGATGAGATATTCTATTTCAAACACTGCTGAATATGGCGATTACAGAACTGGCAGAAGAATGATAACAGATGAAACTAGAAAAGAGATGAAAAAAGTATTGAGAGAGATACAAGACGGAACTTTTGCTAGTGAGTTTATACAAGAGTTTAGTGCAGGACGCAAGGCTAAATTTAATGCTACTAAGAGATTAGAGAGTGAGCATAAATTAGAGAAAGTCGGTGCAGAGTTAAGAAAGATGATGAGTTGGATTAAAAAGTAA
- a CDS encoding 2-isopropylmalate synthase, which translates to MNLAEKLEMAAELDKLGVDIIEAGFAICSDDDFNAIREVSKVVENAKLVSLARCNKKDIDRAYEALAEAKHPMLHTFIATSDIHLKHKLEMTREQVLETIKESVSYAKTKFEFIEFSAEDASRSDREFLAKAYTIAIENGATTINVPDTVGYTTPIEMADLIKYLKENVKGIENVDISVHCHDDLGLGTANSLSAVLAGATQVECTINGIGERAGNASLEEIVMGIKTRKDFYNAYTDINTKRIYKVSKLLSTISGMVVAPNKAIVGSNAFAHEAGIHQHGVLKERSTYEIMNVEDIGIPQNKMVLGKHSGKHAFKDRIESLGYDIDDKVLEDKFTEFKALADKKKIVTDSDIEALLIGNTNIENPTYTLKSFMVNDSDSISSFASVSIVDNKDNVVEAIGKGNGPIDAAFGAIDSVTSNRAKLVTYSINAITEGEDALGEVIVRLASDDKTVIGRAVNTDIIKASLMAYINGLNKL; encoded by the coding sequence ATGAATTTGGCTGAAAAATTAGAGATGGCAGCTGAATTAGATAAATTAGGTGTTGATATCATAGAAGCAGGTTTTGCTATATGTTCTGATGATGATTTCAATGCTATAAGAGAAGTAAGTAAGGTTGTAGAAAATGCAAAATTGGTAAGCTTAGCAAGATGCAACAAAAAAGATATAGACAGAGCTTATGAGGCACTTGCTGAAGCAAAACACCCTATGCTTCATACGTTTATAGCTACAAGTGATATACACTTAAAGCATAAATTAGAGATGACCAGAGAGCAAGTATTAGAAACTATAAAAGAATCTGTTTCTTATGCTAAAACCAAATTTGAGTTTATAGAGTTTTCTGCTGAAGATGCATCTAGAAGCGACAGAGAGTTTTTAGCAAAAGCTTATACTATAGCTATAGAAAATGGTGCTACTACAATAAATGTTCCTGATACTGTGGGATATACTACACCTATTGAAATGGCTGACTTAATAAAATATTTAAAAGAGAATGTTAAGGGTATAGAGAATGTTGATATATCTGTGCATTGTCATGATGATTTAGGACTTGGCACTGCTAACTCTTTATCTGCAGTGTTGGCTGGTGCTACTCAGGTAGAATGTACTATTAATGGTATAGGTGAGCGTGCCGGTAATGCTAGTTTGGAAGAGATTGTAATGGGGATAAAAACAAGAAAAGATTTTTATAATGCTTATACTGATATTAACACTAAACGCATTTATAAAGTTTCAAAATTATTATCTACAATTTCTGGTATGGTGGTTGCTCCAAATAAGGCTATAGTTGGTTCTAATGCTTTTGCTCATGAGGCTGGTATTCACCAACATGGAGTATTAAAAGAGCGTTCTACTTATGAGATTATGAATGTTGAAGATATAGGAATACCTCAAAATAAAATGGTGTTAGGAAAACATTCTGGTAAACATGCTTTTAAAGACAGAATTGAATCTTTGGGTTATGACATTGATGATAAAGTTTTGGAAGATAAGTTTACAGAGTTTAAAGCTTTGGCAGATAAGAAGAAGATAGTTACTGATTCTGATATTGAAGCATTGTTAATAGGAAATACAAATATAGAAAATCCTACATATACATTAAAAAGCTTTATGGTTAATGACAGCGATTCAATATCTTCTTTTGCTTCTGTTTCTATAGTTGATAATAAAGATAATGTTGTTGAGGCTATAGGAAAAGGAAACGGACCTATTGATGCGGCATTTGGAGCTATTGACTCTGTAACATCAAATAGAGCTAAATTGGTTACATATAGTATTAATGCTATTACAGAAGGTGAAGATGCTTTAGGAGAGGTTATTGTGAGACTTGCTTCTGATGATAAAACAGTTATTGGAAGAGCTGTAAATACAGATATTATAAAGGCAAGTTTGATGGCTTATATTAATGGTTTGAACAAATTGTAA
- the leuC gene encoding 3-isopropylmalate dehydratase large subunit, producing MTITQKILAAHAGVDKVEAGELIMVRTDLVLGNDITSPVAINEFEKHGFNKVFDKEKIALVMDHFAPNKDIKAAEQCKQCRDFANKHDITHYYDVGDMGVEHALLPEKGLVAPGEVIIGADSHTCTYGAFGAFSTGVGSTDMAAAMATGKVWFKVPAAIKFNLKGKLKPNVSGKDVILHIIGMIGVDGALYKSMEFRGEGVSSLTMDDRACISNMAIEAGAKNGIFEVDDKTIEFLKDIVKRDYTIFKADDDAVYEKEYDIDLSAIEPTVACPHLPENTKEAKELKDIKVDQVVIGSCTNGRLSDMAIAANILKGKKVAKNVRCIIIPATQKVYKECIKLGYMDIFIDAGCAVSTPTCGPCLGGYMGILAHDEVAVTTTNRNFVGRMGDKTSKVYLASPATAAYSALTGYITEPK from the coding sequence ATGACTATCACACAAAAGATTTTAGCTGCACATGCTGGAGTTGATAAAGTTGAAGCAGGTGAGCTTATAATGGTTAGAACCGATTTAGTTTTAGGCAATGACATAACAAGTCCTGTTGCTATAAATGAATTTGAAAAGCATGGTTTTAATAAAGTTTTTGATAAAGAGAAAATAGCTTTGGTTATGGACCATTTTGCTCCAAACAAAGATATTAAAGCTGCAGAGCAATGCAAACAATGTAGAGATTTTGCTAATAAGCATGACATTACTCATTATTATGATGTGGGTGATATGGGTGTTGAGCATGCACTTTTACCAGAAAAGGGCTTGGTTGCTCCTGGTGAAGTTATAATTGGGGCGGATTCTCATACTTGTACTTATGGGGCTTTTGGTGCTTTTTCTACTGGTGTTGGAAGTACAGATATGGCTGCTGCTATGGCTACTGGAAAGGTTTGGTTTAAGGTGCCTGCTGCTATTAAATTTAATCTTAAAGGAAAGTTAAAGCCAAATGTATCTGGTAAAGATGTTATACTTCATATTATAGGTATGATAGGTGTTGACGGAGCATTATATAAGTCAATGGAGTTTAGAGGAGAGGGTGTTTCATCTCTTACTATGGACGATAGGGCTTGTATTTCTAATATGGCTATTGAGGCAGGTGCTAAAAACGGAATATTTGAAGTTGATGACAAAACTATAGAATTCTTAAAAGACATAGTAAAAAGAGATTATACTATTTTTAAAGCTGATGATGATGCAGTTTATGAAAAAGAGTATGATATTGATTTATCTGCAATTGAGCCTACAGTTGCTTGCCCGCATTTACCTGAAAACACAAAAGAAGCTAAAGAATTAAAAGACATAAAAGTTGATCAGGTTGTTATAGGTTCTTGTACAAATGGAAGATTGTCTGATATGGCTATAGCTGCCAACATTTTAAAAGGCAAAAAAGTAGCTAAGAATGTAAGATGCATAATTATTCCTGCTACGCAGAAAGTTTATAAAGAGTGCATAAAATTAGGCTATATGGATATATTTATTGACGCTGGTTGTGCAGTATCAACTCCTACATGCGGACCTTGTTTAGGCGGATATATGGGAATACTTGCACATGATGAGGTTGCTGTTACTACAACTAATAGAAACTTTGTTGGAAGAATGGGAGATAAAACTTCAAAAGTATATTTGGCTAGTCCTGCTACAGCAGCATATAGTGCTTTGACAGGATACATAACAGAGCCTAAGTGA
- the leuD gene encoding 3-isopropylmalate dehydratase small subunit produces MKAKGFVHKYGDNVDTDVIIPARYLNTANHKELASHCMEDIDKDFVGKVKAGDIMVGGENFGCGSSREHAPIAIKESGISCVIASSFARIFYRNSINIGLAILECDEASKKINAGDEVEVDFDSGIITNITKNESYKAEPFPEFIKNIINSNGLLNSLKN; encoded by the coding sequence ATGAAAGCTAAAGGTTTCGTTCATAAATATGGAGATAATGTTGATACTGATGTTATTATTCCTGCAAGATATTTAAATACTGCTAATCATAAAGAGTTGGCTTCTCATTGTATGGAAGATATTGATAAAGATTTTGTAGGCAAGGTTAAAGCAGGCGATATAATGGTGGGAGGAGAGAATTTCGGCTGCGGTTCTTCAAGAGAGCATGCTCCTATTGCTATTAAAGAATCTGGCATATCCTGCGTTATAGCTTCATCTTTCGCTAGAATATTTTATAGAAACTCTATTAACATAGGGCTTGCTATATTAGAATGCGATGAGGCTAGTAAAAAAATAAATGCTGGTGATGAGGTTGAAGTTGATTTTGACAGCGGTATTATTACAAACATTACTAAAAATGAAAGCTACAAAGCAGAGCCTTTTCCAGAGTTTATAAAAAATATTATTAACTCTAATGGGCTTTTGAACTCTTTAAAAAATTAA
- the leuB gene encoding 3-isopropylmalate dehydrogenase, which translates to MEKNIVVIEGDGVGPEIISKAIDVLKKIEQKYSHKFNLEYVDMGGASIDKYGVPLTDENLEKCKSSDSVLLGAVGGPKWDNVLPENRPEKGLLKLRKGMGLYANIRPIKMLKPLEYASPLKDIVTKNDIDFVIVRELTGGVYFGEHKFENTNNTKKAIDIMPYDENEIKRIGKVAFDMARKLKKPLTSVDKANVLHTSKLWREVMNNLSKEYSDIKYNDMYVDNAAMQIIANPSQFGIIVTENMFGDILSDEASVITGSIGMAPSASLADNTVGMYEPIHGSAPDIAGKDLVNPIGTILSLAMMLRHSFNLDKEAENIEKAVYKTIEEGYRTIDIMPKDKNISNLYKLVKCSEISDIIVSNI; encoded by the coding sequence ATGGAAAAAAATATTGTTGTTATTGAAGGGGACGGTGTTGGTCCTGAAATTATTTCTAAGGCTATTGATGTATTAAAAAAAATAGAGCAAAAATATTCTCATAAATTCAATTTAGAATATGTTGATATGGGCGGGGCTTCTATAGATAAATATGGAGTACCTCTTACTGATGAAAATTTAGAAAAATGCAAATCTTCTGATTCTGTGCTTTTGGGTGCTGTTGGTGGTCCTAAATGGGATAATGTTCTTCCTGAGAATAGACCAGAGAAGGGGCTTCTTAAATTAAGAAAAGGTATGGGGCTTTATGCTAATATTAGACCTATAAAAATGCTTAAACCATTAGAATATGCTTCTCCTCTAAAAGACATTGTTACTAAAAATGATATTGATTTTGTTATAGTGAGAGAGCTTACTGGTGGCGTATACTTTGGAGAGCATAAATTTGAAAACACTAATAACACAAAAAAAGCAATAGACATTATGCCTTATGATGAAAATGAAATAAAAAGAATAGGTAAGGTTGCTTTTGATATGGCTAGAAAACTTAAAAAGCCTTTAACTTCTGTTGATAAAGCTAATGTGCTTCATACTTCTAAATTATGGCGTGAGGTTATGAATAATTTATCAAAAGAATATAGCGACATTAAATATAATGATATGTATGTTGACAATGCTGCTATGCAGATTATTGCTAATCCTTCTCAATTTGGTATTATAGTTACAGAAAACATGTTTGGAGATATTCTCTCTGATGAGGCTAGCGTTATAACTGGTTCTATAGGTATGGCTCCTTCTGCAAGTCTTGCTGATAATACTGTTGGTATGTATGAGCCTATTCATGGTTCTGCTCCTGATATTGCAGGTAAGGATTTGGTTAATCCTATAGGTACTATACTTTCTCTTGCTATGATGCTTAGACATTCTTTTAATTTGGATAAAGAGGCAGAAAATATAGAAAAAGCTGTTTATAAAACTATAGAAGAAGGTTATAGAACTATAGATATTATGCCTAAGGATAAAAATATATCTAATTTATACAAATTAGTAAAATGTTCTGAAATATCAGATATTATTGTATCTAATATATAA
- the pgeF gene encoding peptidoglycan editing factor PgeF — translation MHNIYYPNNKNDNIYIAVLSKESNVNPKDITLEYRDNQEKTFFNTIGFDINKAIFMNQVHKDNIVKIDETNINSFGSRAKLVKETDAIITNLKNIPLVVQTADCVPIILYCSESNSMAAIHSGWRGTVQNITEKTINIMIKEYNANPSKMYAYIGPYIALKDYEVGEEVAIHFKNKTIINNKWHIDNGLEVKSQMIKCGILENNIELSNLNSYDDNFYSYRRDALQIGRMLTIGVLL, via the coding sequence ATGCATAATATTTATTATCCTAATAATAAAAATGATAATATATATATAGCTGTGCTTTCTAAAGAATCAAATGTGAATCCTAAAGACATTACTTTAGAATATAGAGACAATCAAGAGAAGACTTTTTTTAATACTATTGGTTTTGATATTAATAAAGCCATTTTTATGAATCAAGTCCATAAAGATAATATAGTAAAAATAGATGAAACTAATATTAATTCATTTGGAAGCAGAGCAAAATTAGTTAAAGAAACCGATGCTATAATAACAAACTTAAAAAATATTCCTTTAGTAGTGCAAACAGCTGATTGTGTTCCTATAATACTTTATTGCAGTGAAAGTAATTCTATGGCGGCAATTCATTCTGGTTGGAGAGGCACTGTTCAAAATATTACAGAAAAAACTATTAATATTATGATAAAAGAATATAATGCTAATCCATCTAAAATGTATGCCTATATTGGTCCATACATAGCTTTAAAAGATTATGAAGTTGGAGAAGAAGTAGCAATTCATTTCAAAAATAAAACTATAATTAATAATAAATGGCATATTGATAATGGTTTAGAAGTGAAGAGTCAAATGATAAAATGCGGTATTTTAGAGAATAATATTGAGCTTTCTAATCTTAATAGTTATGATGATAATTTTTATTCTTATAGGAGAGATGCTCTTCAGATTGGAAGAATGCTTACTATTGGGGTATTATTATAA
- the rpiB gene encoding ribose 5-phosphate isomerase B: MKIAIGCDHSAVELKKEIIKYLEELGHTVTDYGTHTTESVDYPIYGKKVADAIVSKECECGVLICGTGIGISLAANKVKGIRAAVCSEPYSAKLSKQHNNSNIIAFGARVVGVDLAKMIVKEWLDAEYEGGRHARRVDLLTKIENGEEI; this comes from the coding sequence ATGAAAATTGCTATAGGCTGCGATCATTCAGCTGTTGAATTAAAAAAAGAGATAATAAAATATTTAGAGGAATTAGGACATACTGTTACTGATTATGGTACGCATACTACAGAAAGTGTAGACTATCCAATATATGGAAAAAAGGTTGCTGATGCTATTGTAAGTAAAGAATGCGAATGCGGAGTTTTGATATGCGGAACTGGTATAGGTATTTCACTTGCTGCTAATAAAGTAAAAGGCATAAGAGCGGCAGTTTGCAGTGAACCTTATTCTGCTAAGCTTTCTAAACAGCATAACAATTCTAACATTATAGCTTTCGGTGCTAGAGTGGTAGGGGTTGATTTAGCTAAGATGATAGTAAAAGAATGGCTTGATGCTGAATATGAAGGCGGAAGGCATGCTAGGAGAGTTGACTTGCTTACTAAAATAGAGAACGGCGAGGAAATCTAA
- a CDS encoding ankyrin repeat domain-containing protein, whose protein sequence is MKKIILMTALSFLISCNNKSDNTQNNTTVNNNTTQNKIITQQTTAARNKKPEFKNKYPIKNYTEEEIDEILYKTIDSELADYGISDNSKKERREEEKQRLEPIKDLLLKGINSKDENGNNVLMLIPKLDYRNYAYNDLVRWLVEHGISLDDTEILNYNYTDKIIDYLLDSGVNFDYNTIYNKINSENNNYNLISKLIRKLESAGYYFSDIDYQLQSDLLFKSILNDNLDLVRLFLKLGADINSINRMKDGYVGTPLMYSAYYEKYDIMDYLKENNADITIHCFQDTEELESIHTDDPHISFVLMENFPVLSPTNLINTVITGNNNEDLMIRILNKISQTFKFADTSYIYSPTSQTEFTNNNEKYILIQSHILNEEYVENLISMEKYVHDFEVNDKYFNYVSIWKRDKNDENKAQFITGFYPMQNDDYSQTYDIASSGNYVTVEATDDNGTYYYTFIIENNDFYLDKFSMGQYNENISLSGTNINITEEKNEEHYYNYKTDASKFNHTNRIKAIDLERGFFSKLIEEYNK, encoded by the coding sequence ATGAAAAAAATTATATTAATGACAGCTTTAAGCTTTTTAATAAGCTGCAATAATAAATCTGATAATACACAAAACAATACAACAGTTAATAACAATACTACTCAAAATAAAATTATAACTCAGCAAACAACTGCAGCAAGAAATAAAAAACCTGAATTCAAAAATAAATATCCAATTAAAAATTACACAGAAGAAGAAATCGATGAAATATTATACAAAACTATTGACTCAGAATTAGCAGATTATGGAATATCCGACAATTCCAAAAAAGAAAGAAGAGAAGAAGAGAAACAAAGATTAGAGCCTATAAAAGATTTATTATTAAAAGGCATAAATAGCAAAGATGAAAATGGAAATAATGTATTAATGTTAATACCTAAACTTGATTATAGAAATTATGCTTATAATGATTTAGTAAGATGGCTTGTTGAACATGGCATTAGCTTAGATGATACTGAAATACTAAATTACAATTATACTGATAAGATTATAGATTATTTATTAGACAGCGGAGTTAATTTTGATTATAATACAATATATAATAAAATTAACTCAGAAAATAATAATTATAATTTAATATCAAAATTAATTAGAAAATTAGAATCTGCAGGTTATTATTTTTCTGATATAGATTATCAATTACAAAGCGACTTATTATTTAAATCTATTTTAAATGATAATTTAGATTTAGTAAGACTATTTTTAAAGCTTGGTGCTGATATTAATTCCATAAACAGAATGAAAGACGGTTATGTTGGAACTCCTTTAATGTATAGTGCCTATTATGAAAAGTACGATATTATGGATTATTTAAAAGAGAACAATGCTGATATTACTATTCACTGCTTTCAAGATACAGAAGAATTAGAAAGTATTCATACTGATGATCCTCATATATCTTTTGTATTGATGGAAAATTTTCCTGTTTTAAGTCCTACAAATTTAATTAATACTGTTATCACTGGAAATAATAATGAAGATTTAATGATAAGGATATTAAATAAAATATCTCAAACTTTTAAATTTGCAGATACTAGTTACATTTATTCTCCTACATCACAAACTGAGTTTACAAACAATAATGAAAAATATATTTTAATACAAAGTCATATATTAAATGAAGAATATGTAGAAAATCTTATATCAATGGAAAAATATGTACATGATTTTGAAGTAAACGACAAATATTTTAATTATGTAAGTATATGGAAAAGAGATAAAAACGATGAAAATAAAGCGCAGTTCATAACAGGCTTTTATCCAATGCAAAATGATGACTATTCACAAACTTATGATATTGCTTCATCAGGAAATTACGTTACAGTAGAAGCAACCGATGATAATGGTACATATTATTATACATTCATAATAGAAAATAATGATTTTTATTTAGATAAATTTTCTATGGGTCAGTATAATGAGAATATTTCACTATCAGGCACTAATATTAATATTACAGAAGAAAAAAACGAAGAGCATTATTATAATTACAAAACAGATGCTAGTAAATTTAATCATACCAACAGAATAAAAGCTATTGATTTAGAAAGAGGTTTCTTTAGTAAGTTAATAGAAGAATATAATAAATAA
- a CDS encoding protein-disulfide reductase DsbD family protein, translating into MRKIYIFLFIIFSLTAYSQSFNSLLNKNTEAIIVFSLSTNDNKITVKANIPEGYYAYLESKIANKILFFADNKEINTTYPKGEKYHEDIIIKGEQEFILNDIDINKINFIKTTYQLCSAKDNVCLQPQSKVIYGEEIDIPNNNITDEKPENASSIENYIKGSNNIFITLILIFAAGLASVLLPCTYPLLSITVSILGTTTDSKNNKKSSVLASLLFALGVITTYTLLGAVVSVAGFAFHKTILFGSIGYNPIVLTILVLLFLYFTFSMAGFYEIKAPSFLQSAKTNAYAKKNQSIFHKYIMGLLAGIVATPCAAPIIAVILEIGFLNPVFATLYMAVYALGFASVLFVLGTFASILTKMPKAGTWMVYVKYIFTFLMMIISFYYANILFGVLGFNKISYILASATILIFAILVYIIKNKTAMLSALEKKIFVSVLIISIALGSIYGIIKQKSEVSNLVTYNEALELSKQNNKPILIDFSAVWCANCYELKEKVFVNEELKKFIDDNLIFTEVDVDKYKNISDEYNVKWLPWIIVIDSNKNILYTKNSFSSFDDKMALSIKEDLEKIINK; encoded by the coding sequence ATGAGAAAGATATATATTTTTTTGTTTATAATTTTTAGTTTAACAGCTTATAGTCAGAGTTTCAATAGCTTACTTAATAAAAACACAGAAGCTATAATTGTTTTTAGCCTATCAACTAATGATAATAAAATTACAGTAAAAGCAAATATTCCAGAAGGTTATTATGCATATTTAGAATCAAAGATAGCAAATAAAATATTATTCTTTGCAGACAATAAAGAAATAAATACAACATATCCAAAAGGAGAAAAGTATCATGAGGATATTATAATAAAAGGCGAACAAGAGTTTATATTAAATGATATTGATATAAATAAAATTAACTTTATAAAAACAACTTATCAATTATGCTCAGCAAAAGACAATGTATGCTTACAGCCTCAAAGCAAAGTAATATACGGTGAAGAAATTGATATACCAAATAATAATATAACAGATGAAAAGCCAGAGAATGCAAGCTCAATAGAAAACTATATAAAAGGAAGCAATAATATATTTATAACATTAATTTTAATATTTGCAGCAGGACTTGCATCTGTGCTTTTGCCTTGTACTTATCCCCTACTATCTATAACAGTATCTATTTTGGGAACCACAACTGATTCTAAAAACAATAAAAAATCAAGTGTATTGGCTTCACTTTTATTTGCTTTAGGAGTAATCACAACATATACTCTTTTGGGTGCTGTAGTTTCTGTGGCTGGATTTGCTTTTCATAAAACTATACTATTTGGAAGCATTGGATATAATCCTATTGTTTTAACCATATTAGTACTACTATTTTTATACTTTACTTTTTCAATGGCTGGATTTTATGAGATTAAAGCTCCTTCATTTTTACAGTCTGCTAAAACAAATGCATACGCTAAAAAAAATCAATCAATATTCCATAAATACATAATGGGACTTCTTGCAGGAATAGTTGCTACTCCTTGTGCTGCTCCTATAATAGCGGTTATATTAGAAATAGGTTTTCTTAATCCTGTATTTGCTACTCTTTATATGGCTGTTTATGCTTTGGGTTTTGCTTCTGTATTATTTGTTCTTGGTACATTCGCTTCAATACTCACAAAAATGCCTAAGGCTGGAACTTGGATGGTTTATGTTAAATATATTTTCACTTTCCTAATGATGATAATAAGTTTCTATTATGCTAATATACTTTTTGGAGTTTTAGGATTTAATAAAATAAGTTATATACTTGCTTCAGCTACAATATTAATATTTGCTATATTAGTTTACATAATAAAAAATAAAACTGCTATGTTGAGTGCATTAGAGAAAAAAATATTTGTTTCTGTGCTTATAATATCTATAGCATTAGGCTCTATTTATGGAATTATAAAACAAAAAAGTGAAGTTTCAAATCTCGTAACATACAATGAAGCATTAGAGCTTTCAAAACAAAACAACAAACCGATACTAATAGATTTCTCTGCTGTTTGGTGTGCGAATTGTTATGAGCTTAAAGAGAAAGTATTTGTAAATGAAGAGCTTAAAAAATTCATAGATGATAATTTGATTTTCACCGAAGTTGATGTTGACAAATACAAAAATATTTCTGATGAGTATAATGTTAAATGGCTTCCTTGGATAATAGTAATTGACAGCAACAAAAACATATTATATACAAAGAATTCATTTTCAAGTTTTGATGACAAAATGGCTTTGAGTATAAAAGAAGATTTAGAGAAAATAATTAATAAATAA
- a CDS encoding rhodanese-like domain-containing protein encodes MSNTLSLIILLIVFFIIITFVKKIIFNIMSKGKYKNIKLNEAIELYKNNKNIGLIDVRSYQEVQYSGYIKNSINIALDDSNFDNKMSKLDKDKEYIVYCASGSRSSYACMRMYKLGFKNIYNLTYAGYSALSNALKK; translated from the coding sequence ATGAGCAATACATTATCATTAATTATATTATTAATAGTATTTTTTATAATAATAACTTTTGTGAAGAAAATAATATTCAATATTATGAGCAAAGGTAAATATAAAAACATAAAACTTAATGAAGCTATAGAACTATATAAAAATAATAAAAACATAGGTTTAATAGACGTGAGAAGTTATCAGGAAGTGCAATATAGCGGATACATAAAAAACAGTATAAACATAGCTTTAGATGACAGCAATTTTGACAATAAAATGTCTAAACTAGATAAAGATAAAGAATATATAGTTTACTGTGCAAGCGGTTCTAGGTCTTCTTATGCTTGTATGCGTATGTATAAATTGGGTTTTAAAAATATATATAATCTTACATATGCTGGATATTCAGCACTCAGTAATGCTTTAAAAAAATAG